DNA from Paraburkholderia sp. ZP32-5:
TCGATACGGCGACGCTGCACGCGCTGGTTGCCGGCTCCGAGGGCAAGGATCTGACGCTCACGGATCTCGGCGTACTCGCGGCGCGCATCACCGACTACTATCACGCGCACGGCTATCCGCTCGCGCGCGCAATCGTGCCGGCGCAGACGATGCAAAACGGCGTGGTGCGCATCGAGGTGATCGAGGCGCGCTTCGGCAAGATCGGCCTCGACAACCAGAGCCGCGTGCGCGACGGCCTGCTGCTCGCGACGCTCGGCGGCCTGCAAAGCGGTGCCGTCGTCACGGATGCGCAGATGGATCGCAGCCTGCTGCTGCTGTCCGATATCCCCGGCGTGCAGGTCAACGCGACGCTGAAGCCCGGTGCCGCGGTCGGCACGTCGGACCTGCAGGTGGTCGCGGCGGCCGCGCCGATGGTCGCGGGCAACGTCACCGTCGACAACTGGGGCGAGCGCTACAGCGGCCGCCCACGGCTCTCGGCCACGGTCAGCGTGTTCAATCCGCTGCATCAGGGCGACGAGTTCAGCGTGTCGGGTCTCACCAGCGGCGCCGACATGAACTACGGCCGCGTCGGTTATGACGCGCTGCTCAACGGCCTCGGCACGCGCGTCGGCGCGTCGTTCTCGGCGCTCGACTATCGCCTCGCCGGCGATCTGTCGCCGATCGGCGCGCATGGCACCGCGCAGGTCGCGAGCACGTGGGTCAAGCAGCCGCTGCTGCGCGGCCGCACGCTGAATCTGTATGGCCAGCTCCAGTACGACCACCTGTCGCTCGACGACAACATCGATGCCACCGGCAGCGCGAACGACCGGCATCTGGACAACGTCACGGCGACGCTGTCAGGTGACGTGCGCGACGGCCTGCTCGCCGGCGCGGTCAGTGGCTGGAGCCTGAGCTGGACCTACGGCCACACGAGCTTCAGCAATGCCGCGGCGCAGGCCGAGGACGCGATGGGGCGCGATACCCAGGGCGGCTTCTCGAAGTGGAATCTGAGCGCGATGCGGCTGCAGGATCTGGGCGGCGGCAATGCGCTGTTCCTGTCGGCGTCGGGGCAGCTCGCGTCGGGCAACCTCGATTCGTCGCAGCAGGTGATCGCCGGCGGGCCGGGTTCGGTGCGCGCGTACGACGTCAATGCGGTGGCCGGCGACACCGGTGCGCTCTTCACGATGGAATTGCGTCACACGATGGCGCATGCGTGGTACGGACAGTGGCAGGCGATTGCGTTCCTCGACGCCGCGCACGTGCGGATCAACCGCGATACGTTCGAAGCGGGCTCGAACATCGCGAATATGGCCGGTGTGGGCGTCGGCTTGAACTGGGCAGGGCCGTATCAGACCAATGCGAGCGCTTCGCTGGCGGCGCCGATCGGCGGCCGGCCGGAGCAGGCGGGCAATACGGCGTCGGTGCGCGCGTGGCTGCAATTGAGCAAGGCCTTCTGAGCGGAATCTTTCGATCCGGCTAGCCATCTGGCCATGCCGGCACGAAGCGCTGTGCGTACTCACGAAAAAGGGGCGGTTGGGAATGACCCAACCACCCCTTTTGCAGTTCAGCGCCACCGCTCGATGCGGCGGCGCAAACCGGGCCGCGCGTTCAGCTTCCGCTGCCGCCACCACCACCGCCGCTTGCCGGCGGCTTGACGAGGTGCGGATAGTAAAGGTCGTAATACCACGCGCAAGCGGATTCGATCTGCTTCTGGATGCGCGGCGGCACCGCATGCCGCGCCGGCGTCGCGATGCGGGGTCCTTGCCGATGCAGATACTTCATCCGGTAGTGGCTGTCGCTTTCGTGAGGGCTGACCGTCAGATTCTCGGGATCGATGTCGAGCGGCTCGACGCCGAGCCACGCATACAGATGCGACATGCAGGCCACCGGTTGCGCCATCAGATCCTCGAAGCGCAGGAAGTACAGACGCTCCTGCACGGCCTTGGGCAGATCCAGTACCGCGTGCAGCGAGATCAGCGGCGCGCCGACGGCCTTGTCCTTCGCGAACAGCATGTCGGCGCGGCCGAAGCGGTCGTAATCGGCCAGACGGTCGGCGAAGTCGACGAGGATCGTGCGCTGATGCTGCGCTTCGATCGAGCCGTAAATCTGGCCGAGTTCCCGCAGGCAGACGATCAGCCGCGCTTCGGGCTCGATGCGCAGCAGGAATTCGATCGAGTGCAGCCACGCGCGGTTCTTGTCCACCACCACGGGCCGCTCGCAGTCGTGATACCAGCCGCGCAGGAAGCCTTGCATCGACGATGCGAGGTGCTCATAGCTGCGCTCGAAAGAGTGGTCGAGCTGGGCCAGGAAAAAGGTGTCGTCGCTGACCATGCGGCGAATGCCCAGCAGCGCGTTGCACAGCGGCGAGCTATGGCTTTCGCAGTGGATCTCGGGATGCTGCGCCAGCAACTGGCACAGCAGTGTCGAGCCTGCGCGCGGCAAGCCCGTTATACCAACGAATTGAGCCGGCATCGTTCGTGAGTTATTCGTGCGTCGTTCGTTATTCCCGGCCCGGTCGAGCCCGGATAAGCACTTCCCGCGGTACGCGGGAACCCATTACGGCAAGAATTGGATTTTACCGTACAAGGTTTCACGAATTCGCGCGCAGGCTTCACGTTCCGGCGCCGCGCGTGTTGCGGCTTGATCGTGCGATCAGCGGATTTTCATCGCGCGTACGCATTGTCCGCGTTCATTGCGCGGCGGACAGATTGCGCACCCTGGCGTGACGCAGATACAGCACCGTGGACAAGACCCCCGCCGCCGCTGCCGCGAGCGCGGCAAACAGAAACACCGAGCCGTAGCCGAATTCACCGGCGATATACCCGGCCAGCGGACCGGTAATGCCGAGCGACAGATCGAGAAACACCGAATACGCGGACAGCGCCGCGCCGCGGCTCGCCGGCGGTACGAGGCCGACCGCTTCGACGCCGAGCGCCGGGAACACCAGCGCGAAGCCGAAGCCGGTCAACGCGGCGCCCGCCAGCGCGATATGCGGCTCGGGCGCGAGCCACAGCATCAGCAGACCCGCGCATTCGAACGCGAACGACGCGATCGCGACGCGAAATCCGCCATACGTTTTGATCGTATTCGCGAACAGCAGACGCGAGCCGATGAACAGCGTGCCGAACAGCGTCAGCGACAGCGCCGCGTTCGGCCAGTGCCTGGCCGCATAGAACAGCGTGATGAAGGTTGCGATCGAGCCGAAGCCGGCCGAGCCGAGCGCGAGGCCCATGCCGTGCGGCAGCACGCGCGTGAATACGCTGCGATACGACATCCGCTCGCCGTGAACGACCGGCACCGCCGCGATCTGCCGCGCCAGGTAGTAGCCGAGCGCCGCGAGCACCATCACCAGAATGCCGAGCGCGGTGAAGCCGATCGAGCGCGAAATCAGCACGCCGAGCGGCGCGCCGATCGCGAGCGCGCCGTAGGTTGCGATGCCGTTCCACGAAATCACCCGTGCGTTATTGGCGGTGCCGACCCGGCCGATGCCCCACAGAATCGCGCCGGTGCCACACAGGCTTTCGCCGAAGCCGAGCACGAGGCGGCTCACTACGAGCAGCGCGAGGCTCAGCACCGGCCAGTGACTGGTGAGCGCGGCGAGCAGCAGAAACACGCCGCTCGTACCGCAGCCGATCAGACCGATCGACACCGTTCGCTTCGGCCCCAGCGTATCGGCCGAGCGGCCCGCGAGCGCCCGCGACGCAAGCGTGGCGACGTATTGCACGCTGATCGCGGCGCCCGCGAGCACCGCGCTATAGCCGAGATCGCCATGCACGTAGCCGGGCAGCACCGCGAGCGGAATGCCGATGGTCAGGTAGCAAACAAAGGTGAAAAAGACGACCGGAATGATCTGCAAGGTCGTCGCAAATTCGCTGCGAACGGGCGCGGAGTCGGTGGACATCGGGAAAACGAGACTTGAAATCGGCGGGAGTGCGTGATTGTCCCATGGAACCGATTCCCTTGCAGGATTTGCTTAATTAATCGTCGGATTAAAGGCGGTTTTGTGGGCCTCGGCGCGCTTATAAAGGGTCGTTTTGGGGGTGTCTGGGGCTGCTTTGCACGCCTCGCGGCCATGTTCGCCATGGTTTGTGATGGCTTTAATGCCATAAAAACTTGCAAAAGGCGGCAATATTTCCTTCTGAACATAAGCGCAACGCGGTGCATATCCCTGCCGATATCGCTCTACGGATATGTCCTGCATGCAATTGCCGCTATGGGTTGTGTTTATTGATGATGATAGTTTTCGAACCATCGACGCGGCACGTCCGCGCGAACACAGAACAGACGAGAGCAATGAGACATGACTGAGCCGATTCGCTTCTATCACCGCAACGCGATCCGCGAAATCAAGGACGCGCCCGTCACCCGCACGGTGCTGCAGTATCTGCGCGAGGACGCGCATTGCACCGGCACCAAGGAAGGCTGCGCCGAAGGCGACTGCGGCGCGTGCACCGTGGTGATCGGCGAGCCCAACGCGGCGGGCGGCGTCGATTTCAAGGCGGTCAACGCGTGCATCCAGTTTCTTCCGACGCTCGACGGCCGCGCGCTGTTCACCGTCGAAGACCTGCGCCAGCCCGACGGCTCGCTGCATCCGGTGCAGCAGGCGATGGTGGATTGCCACGGCTCGCAATGCGGCTTCTGCACGCCGGGCTTCATCATGTCGATGTGGGCGCTGTACGAAAAGCATGGCCACGAGCATGGCTGCGCGAACCGTACGGTGCCGTCGCGCGACACGATCAACAACGCGCTGACCGGCAACCTGTGCCGCTGCACCGGCTACCGGCCGATCGTCGAGGCGGCCGAGCAGATGTTCGAGGCGCCCGCGCCGCAAGCGCCGGTCGATGTGAAGGCGCTGGCGGCGTCGCTCGCATCGCTCGGGCGCAACGACACATTCCACTACGAACACGCGGGCCAGCGCTTTGCCGCGCCGCGCACGGTCGCGGCACTCGCGCAACTGAAGGAAGCCGAGCCGGCCGCGCGGATTCTGGCAGGCAGCACCGACATCGGCCTGTGGGTCACCAAGCAGATGCGCGAACTCGGCAACATCGTCTATGTCGGCCAGATCGCCGAGTTGCAAAAGCTCGTAACGAATGACGACTGGATCGAGATCGGCGCGGGCGTCAGCGTCGAGAAAGCCTACGCGGAGATCGCGAAGCAGTACCCGGAACTCACCGAGATGTGGCAGCGCTTTGCATCGCTGCCGATCCGCAATGCCGGCACGCTCGGCGGCAATATCGCCAACGGCTCGCCGATCGGCGATTCGATGCCGGGGCTGATCGCGCTCGGCGCGCGCGTGATCGTGCGCGGTGGCGACATCGAGCGCGAGATGCCGCTCGAAGACCTGTACCTCGCGTATCAGAAGAAGGATATGGCCGAGCACGAGTTCGTCGTCGGCCTGAAGGTGCCGACGCGCAGCGGCGCGCGCGCGAATCTGCGCTTTCGCACCTACAAGTTGTCAAAGCGTTTCGATTCGGACATCTCGGCCGTGTGCGCGGCGTTCTCGTTTATCGCCGACGGCAACACGATTCGCGAGCCGCGCATTGCGTTCGGCGGCATGGCCGCGACGCCGAAGCGCGCGCTGCATGCCGAAGCCGTGCTGCGCGACGCCGAATGGCACGAGGCGAGCGCGCAGGCCGCGATGCTCGCGCTCGGCAACGACTACGCGCCGCTGTCCGACATGCGCGCGACCAGCGACTACCGGCTCGAAAGCGCAAAGAACACGCTGTACCGCTTCTGGCTCGAAACGCGCCCGCACAACCCGCTGCCGAAAAATCTGCTCGACGTGCGCGCGGTCGAGCCGGCCGGCGCGAGCGTTTGAGCGCGGCACGGTCACAGAGCATACGGAGAACATCACAATGAACCAGCAAGCCGAACCGTTCCTGAAAGAGCTTCAGGCGCTCGACGACTTCACCCAGGTGCACGTGTCGCGGCCGCACGAATCCGCGCATCTGCACGTGAGCGGCCGCGCGACCTACACCGACGACATCCCCGAGGTGGCCGGCACGCTGCACGCGGCGCTCGGTTTGTCGTCGAAGGCGCACGCGAAGATCGTGTCGATCTCGCTCGACAAGGTGCGCGCGACGCCTGGTGTAGTCGCGGTCTTTACCGCCGACGATATCCCCGGCGTCAACGACGTCGGCCCGATCATCCACGGCGACGATCCGATTCTCGCCAATGGCGTCGTGCAATACATCGGTCAGCCGATGTTTATCGTGGTCGCGACGTCGCACGATGTCGCGCGTCTCGGCGCGCGGCGCGCCGAGGTGGTCTACGAGGAATTGCCCGCGGTGCTGACCGCGCAGCAGGCGCGCGCCGCGAACCAGTTCGTGCTGCCGCCGATGAAACTCGCGCGCGGCGATGCCGGCACGAAGATCGCGCGCGCCGCGCATCGCGAGGCCGGCGAAATGCTGCTCGGTGGTCAGGAGCAGTTCTATCTGGAAGGGCAGATCTCGTACGCGGTGCCGAAGGACGACGACGGCATGCATGTGTACTGCTCGACCCAGCATCCGACCGAAATGCAGCATCTGGTTGCGCATGCATTGGGTGTGGCTTCGCATAACGTGCTGATCGAATGCCGGCGCATGGGCGGCGGCTTCGGCGGCAAGGAATCGCAATCGGCGCTGTTCGCGTGCTGCGCGGCGCTCGCCGCATGGAAGCTGCTGTGCCCGGTCAAGCTGCGTCCGGATCGCGACGACGACATGATGGTGACCGGCAAGCGCCACGACTTTCACTACACGTTCGAAGTGGGCTACGACGAGCAGGGCGTGATCGACGGCGTCGCGGTCGACATGACGTCGCGCTGCGGTTTTTCCGCCGATCTGTCCGGCCCGGTGATGACGCGCGCGCTGTGCCACTTCGACAACGCGTACTGGCTGTCGGATGTATCGATCGACGGCTTTTGCGGCAAGACCAACACGCAGTCGAATACCGCGTTTCGCGGCTTCGGTGGTCCGCAGGGTGCGTTCGCGATCGAGTACATCCTCGACAACGTCGCGCGCTCGGTCGGCATGGATTCGCTCGACGTGCGGCGCCGCAATCTATACGGCAAGACCGAGCGCAACCAGACGCCGTATGGTCAGGTGGTCGAAGACAACGTGATTCACGAGCTGATCGACGAACTCGAAGCGACCAGCGACTATCGCGCGCGCCGCAAGGCAATCGACGAATTCAACGCGAACAACGAGATCCTGAAGAAGGGGCTGGCGCTGACGCCGGTCAAGTTCGGCATCGCGTTCAACGTCACGCACTTCAATCAGGCCGGCGCGCTGGTGCATATCTACACCGATGGCTCGGTGCTCGTGAATCACGGCGGCACCGAAATGGGCCAGGGCTTGAACACGAAGGTCGCGCAGGTCGTCGCGCATGAGCTGGGTGTTGGCTTTAACCGCATCCGCGTGACCGCGACCGATACCAGCAAGGTTGCCAATACATCGGCGACGGCCGCATCGACCGGCTCCGATCTGAACGGCAAGGCCGCGCAGGATGCCGCGCGGCAGTTGCGCGAACGGCTCGCCGCGTTTGCCGCCGAAAAGTTCGGCGACGGCCACGTGAATGCCGCCGATGTGCGCTTCGCGCACGATTGCGTGGTGGTCGGCGACGCGATCGTGCCGTTCGGCGAAGTGATCGCGAAGGCGTATCTCGCGCGCGTCCAGTTGTGGTCCGACGGCTTTTACGCGACGCCGAAGCTGTACTGGGATCAGTCGAAGCTGCAAGGCCGGCCGTTTTACTACTACTCGTATGGCGCGGCGGTATCGGAAGTCGTCATCGATACGCTGACCGGCGAAATGCGCGTGCTGCGCGCGGATGCATTGCATGACGTGGGCGCGTCGCTGAATCCGGCGCTCGACGTCGGCCAGGTCGAAGGCGCGTTCATTCAGGGCATGGGCTGGCTCACCACGGAAGAGTTGTGGTGGAACGCGGGCGGCAAGCTGATGACGCACGCGCCGTCCACCTACAAGATCCCGACCGTCAACGATGTGCCGCCGGTCTTCAACGTGAAGCTGTTCAAGAACCGCAACGCGGAGGACAGCATCCATCGTTCGAAGGCGACCGGCGAGCCGCCGCTGCTGCTGCCGTTCTCGGTGTTCTTCGCGGTGCGCGACGCGGTGTCAGCGGTGGGTGCTCACAAGGTCAATCCACCGCTCAATGCGCCGGCGACCAGCGAGGAAATTCTGAAGGCAGTCGGCGCGGTGCGCGCCGCGACGACGGCGGCACGGTGCGCGTGATGGTGTGGCTGACGGTGCGTTTGATGGTGCGCGAGCGGACCCAACGGAGCGAAGCATGGAAACACGCGTGAATGATTTTCTGAGCGGGATGGTCGCGATGAGCGATCGCTCAGCGGTTCGCATCGGCCGGCGCGGCGCGTTCGAACCGCCGCGCCCGGCGCCGATGCATATCGTGCTGTTCGGCGCGGGGCACGTCGGCCACGCGCTGATCGAATTGCTCGGCATGTTGCCGTGCGTGGTGCAGTGGGTCGACGAACGCGACGAACTGTTCCCCGACGAAACGCCGCCGAACGTGCAGGTCGAAGCGACCGACACGCCCGATGCGATCGTCGACGCGGCGCCGCCGGGCGCATGGTTTCTCGTGATGACGCACAACCACGCGCTCGATTTTTCGCTGGCCGCGCGCATCATGCGGCGACGCGATTTCAGCTACTTCGGCATGATCGGCTCGAAGACCAAGCGCGTGAAATTCGAGCGGCGTTTGCTCGAACGCGGGGTCGACCTCGATCGGCTTGCGGAGATGACGTGTCCGATCGGCGTCGAGGGGATCGTCGACAAGGCGCCTTCGGCGATTGCGATTGCGGTGTGCGCTCAGTTGCTGCGGTTGAGGACGCAACAGGTTGCGGGCCGTGCGTTGGCCGGCGCGTCCGCGCGGCTTCACGTGCGTGATGTCGGACAGCACATCGATCAGCACGTGGTGCCGGCGAGCGCATAAAGTACACGGCACAAACAGACAGTTAGCTTGCGAGAGCGTTGGAGGGGACGGTGCTGGTGCGCCGATCCCCTCTTTTTTCGCGGTGCAGAGTGCTTCGTTGCGCTTGCGGCGGTATCTACCGCGCCTTCACCCGCGGCTTTTTCCGCGTGACCAGTTCATCCGACACGTCGGACATCAACGTGCGCAGCCAGCCGATATCGCTCGGCCGGTCCGGCTGCGGATGCCACATCTGATAGCACTTGATGCGCGGAAACGCGATCGGCACATCGACGACCGCAAGCGGCAGCATGCTCGCGTAATGCAACGCGAAGCGGCGCGTGGTCGTAAAGATCAGATCCGATTGCAGCAGCGTCTGCGGCACCAGCCCGAAATACGGCAGCGTCGCGACGATGCGCCGTTGCGCCTGTGCGCGCGCGAAACCGGTATCGATCGCGCCGCCGCGCGCGCCGCTATATGGCGCCGGCGCCAGATGCGGCGCGGCCAGATAGGCATCGCGCGTCATCGGCGTGCGCGCGAGCGGATGATCGGCGCGCATCATGCACACGACGGTGTCGGCGAACAGATCGCTGCGCTCGAAACACGGATCGGGCTTCGGCCAGTTGCCGATCACGAGGTCGAGTTCGCCGGCGTCGAGCGCGGCCGCATGATCGAACAGCGGCCCGAGCGATTCGATTTCGAGCCGCGCATGCGGCGCCGCCTCGCGAAAACGCGCGATCACGGTCGGCATGAAGAAATCGTTCAGATAGTCGGGCGCGGCGATACGGAATGTGCGGCGCGAGCGGCCCGCATCGAAATCGCCGTGCGGCGTCGCGACGAAATCGACATCGCGCAATATGCGTTGCGCCGTTGCGAGCAGCGACTCGCCGTATTCGGTCGGCACCATGCCCGACTTGCCGCGTACCAGAATCGGATCGCCGAGCGTTTCGCGCAGCTTGCGCAGCGCGGTGCTGATCGCGGGCTGGGTCTGGTTCAGACGCAAGGCGGTCTGCGTGACGCTGCGCTCGACCAGCAGCGTGCGCAGCACGCGCACGAGCCAGATATCGAGGGAGGCGGCGATGTCGTCCATGATTGGGGCGCGGCGGCGCGAGCGGAATGTAGCGCTCGTCGCGCGGCGCGCGCGTGGGGTGCGAAGGTATAACCTTAGGCCCGTTTGCGCGCGAACGGCATAGCGCGCGCGGTATGGCGGGGATCAGCGCTGTACTGTGCCCAGGTGCGAATTCAGGCATTCACGCGCGGATTCGCTGAAGCGCTCGCTCAGGCCGGCTTGTCCGCGAGGCCCCACGGCAGCGAACTGATCCGCTTCACTTCCCCCGATTCGAGCCAGTTCGGCGTGCGCGCGCAGTACAGCACCATCGGCAGCGCATCCTCGCCCCAGAACAGCTGATCGTTCAGACGGAAGGTCGGCACGCCATACACGCCGAGACTGATCGCATTGGCGGTGTTGCGCTGCAGTTGCGCTTTGACTTCTTCGCTTTTGATCAGCTCGGGGCCGTCCGGTTTGCCGACGCGCTCGCACAGCTCGGCAAACGCTTCGTCGCTCGACGGATCGCGCCCCTCGCGCCAGATGAAGCGGAAAATCTCGCGCACGAATTGCACGTCGCCGTTCGCAGCGGTCGCGAGCAGCAGCGGCTTCATCGAATCGAACGGATGTGCGGGCGGCATCTTGTAGCGGATGCCTAATTGCTCGGCGCGAAACAGCGCGTGCCGGTACATGAAGGTGCGCTTGGAGGGCACGCTGTACGCCGAGCGCTGACCCCAGTGGTGGTACAGCTCGTTGAGCACGACCGGCGTGAATCCGAAGTCGAAGCCGGGCCATTTGTCGTGCTGCTCGAGCAACAGGTAGGTGAACGGCGAGACGAAATCGTAAAACCACAGCGGCTGTTGGGCGTCGATGCCAACGGTCATAAATGTCTCCGGATTGCCTGTTCTGGAACTGCGCGGACGGTGCGTCCGCTATCTCGTCGAAATTGTAATGATCTTACGCGGTGCGGCCGGCGCTTGCACCGGTCGATATCCCCTGGTCGCGCGGGCTTGGTGGTGTTTCAGTACCTGCTTCATTACGTGTTTTTGTTGTCTGCGCTATTGCTCGCTGGGTTTGCATCCTTTGATGCGGTTTTAGTCCCGATTTAGCGGCCAGCTTCGTCCCTTCGCTTTATTGCCGCTTTATTCCCGTTTGGCGCCGGTTTCAGCGGCTTCGTTCGTCGTGGAGGCGGTATCTCCGCCGCTCTGGCGCTCGCCGGAGGCCGGCGCTTTTGCAGAAGTTGCTGGCGGGCTTTGCCGCGCCGCTGCATCGCCGGCCTCGCGACCGTCATCCGCTTCGGCCGCCTCGTTCGCCTCCTCCAGCGGGCTCAGCGCGTCGCGGCCTTCGGTGAGCCGCCGCCGCACGAAGCCGATGTGCTCGCGCAGCACATAGAACTGGTCCGCGTACGCGAGCGGCATCTTCATCCCGTTGACCGAATCCTCGATCGCGTCGAGCCGCTCGATCAGCGACGTGCGCTCGGCCGCCGAGTGCTCGCTGAGCGCGCTGCGCTCGATTGCGATCAGCGAGCCGTACCAGCGGTAGATGCGCGACTTGACGCGCCATGCATACAACCCCGGCACGACGCGCAGCGCCGGCACCAGCAGCACGATCAGCGGCACGATCACCACCAGCATCCGGTCGGCGAGACTTGCGATCCAGAACGGCAGCGTGCGGTACAGGAAGCTCTTGCCGGACTTGTAGTAACGCGCGGCGTCGTCGGAGAGCGGGAAGTCGTGCGCAATCGGCGCCGGAAATTCGCCGGCGCGCTGCATCACGGTCGCGCCGCCGTGCACCTCGCGCGCGGCTTCGATCAGCAGATCCGACAGCGCCGGGTGCAGCGAATTGCGCGCGACCAGCTCGGCGGTCGGCGCGACGATGCTGATCGATTCCGCCGGCAGGTTCTTGCCGAGGTCCAGGGCACCCATTGGCACCTTCAGCGCGGTCAGGTACGGAAAGCGCCGCGTATAGGCTTCGGCCTGCGTGAAATCGTAGAAGCGGATGTTCTGCGTGCGGTACAGCTTGCCCATCACCGCCGGCTGCGCCGAGTCGCCGGCGAGGAAGGCCGCGTCGATCTTGCCGTCGATCAGCGCGCTGGCCGCCTCTTCGCCCGACAGCGGCAACAGTTTGGTCGGGCCGCCCGGCACGATGCCATTGGCCTTCAGCAGCGCGAGCGCCAGTTCGCGCGTGCCGCTGCCCTCGGCGCCGATCGCGAGCCGCTGGCCCTTGAATTCGGACAGCCATTGAACCGGCGAGCCGTGATAGAAGACCGCGAGCGGCACGTAGGCGACGCTGCCGAGCGACATCAGGCCTTTGTCTTTCGCCACCGTGCCGGGCGCGATGCCGCTCTGCACGAAGCCGACATCGACGTTCGATTTCGAGTCGGACAGCCGGCTGAGATTGTCCTGCGAGCCTTGCGAGGCCAGCACGTTCACCGTAATGCGATTGCGCGCGAGGATCGTCTTGTACTTCTGCGCGGCGTTCCAGAAGGTGCTGCCCTCGGGGCCGGCGCTGATCGTCAGCGTGTTCGGCGGCGCGGGCTGGATCAGCCGCACGGCGGCCCAGATCGCGACGATGCCGAGCAGCACGAGCGGACCGAACGACACTGCCAGGTCGCGCCACGAGATCGCGACAAAGCGGGCGACGAGACGGGGAGGGCGGGAGCGGCCGGTAGCTGGCTTCATCGGATCATCTGATGGCGGCGGTCGAGTTGGTTCGAATGCGCCGGAAAGCGCGCGAGTGGACGGCTGGGCGTGTGATGGCGCGCCCGGGGTGGTGCAACGCGCTGCCGCGTATCGATGTGAACGGTCGGTCTTTGGCACGGCAGCGCATGTCGCGCCGATGGTACCTGAGATTCATACGTCGGCGAAACGCCCGGCATGCCGCTTCGCCGACAAACCCGTAACAAATGGTGAGCGCGATCGGAGCGGCGCTTGCGGCCGGCATGCTGCAATCGCTGCCGGCGCGCCACGCCGGTCTCTAAACCCTTTGCGCTTCTGTCGCGGCTAGATTAAATTGTGCATCGCTACCGCGAACCAACGTTTGCGCGGCGCGATCCGGCACGACAGACAAGAACCGGAGGCGTCGGCGAATTTCGCGGTCTGCTGGTTGCCGTGCCGCTCCGCGGTGCCGCCTTCAACAGGCGCATGACGGACAGTGAATCGCAGCCGGCTTCTGTCGCCTCTCGCATCCCGTGTCATAGCCGTAGCCGGTCATCGCTGCCGCGCGCGTTTGCGCCAGCGTGGCCGCATGTAGTCGTAACGAAACCGCTTGTATATGCGGTCCAATGTGAAACCA
Protein-coding regions in this window:
- a CDS encoding ShlB/FhaC/HecB family hemolysin secretion/activation protein yields the protein MTCLLHGRLTKRPAVIALLGVLPCLAAHAATPAIPNAGTLLQQTQPVEPPTPSSNNPGLNIVRPPSETLPSSVAFRVERIEITGNTQIDTATLHALVAGSEGKDLTLTDLGVLAARITDYYHAHGYPLARAIVPAQTMQNGVVRIEVIEARFGKIGLDNQSRVRDGLLLATLGGLQSGAVVTDAQMDRSLLLLSDIPGVQVNATLKPGAAVGTSDLQVVAAAAPMVAGNVTVDNWGERYSGRPRLSATVSVFNPLHQGDEFSVSGLTSGADMNYGRVGYDALLNGLGTRVGASFSALDYRLAGDLSPIGAHGTAQVASTWVKQPLLRGRTLNLYGQLQYDHLSLDDNIDATGSANDRHLDNVTATLSGDVRDGLLAGAVSGWSLSWTYGHTSFSNAAAQAEDAMGRDTQGGFSKWNLSAMRLQDLGGGNALFLSASGQLASGNLDSSQQVIAGGPGSVRAYDVNAVAGDTGALFTMELRHTMAHAWYGQWQAIAFLDAAHVRINRDTFEAGSNIANMAGVGVGLNWAGPYQTNASASLAAPIGGRPEQAGNTASVRAWLQLSKAF
- a CDS encoding sulfotransferase family protein — protein: MPAQFVGITGLPRAGSTLLCQLLAQHPEIHCESHSSPLCNALLGIRRMVSDDTFFLAQLDHSFERSYEHLASSMQGFLRGWYHDCERPVVVDKNRAWLHSIEFLLRIEPEARLIVCLRELGQIYGSIEAQHQRTILVDFADRLADYDRFGRADMLFAKDKAVGAPLISLHAVLDLPKAVQERLYFLRFEDLMAQPVACMSHLYAWLGVEPLDIDPENLTVSPHESDSHYRMKYLHRQGPRIATPARHAVPPRIQKQIESACAWYYDLYYPHLVKPPASGGGGGGSGS
- a CDS encoding MFS transporter — its product is MSTDSAPVRSEFATTLQIIPVVFFTFVCYLTIGIPLAVLPGYVHGDLGYSAVLAGAAISVQYVATLASRALAGRSADTLGPKRTVSIGLIGCGTSGVFLLLAALTSHWPVLSLALLVVSRLVLGFGESLCGTGAILWGIGRVGTANNARVISWNGIATYGALAIGAPLGVLISRSIGFTALGILVMVLAALGYYLARQIAAVPVVHGERMSYRSVFTRVLPHGMGLALGSAGFGSIATFITLFYAARHWPNAALSLTLFGTLFIGSRLLFANTIKTYGGFRVAIASFAFECAGLLMLWLAPEPHIALAGAALTGFGFALVFPALGVEAVGLVPPASRGAALSAYSVFLDLSLGITGPLAGYIAGEFGYGSVFLFAALAAAAAGVLSTVLYLRHARVRNLSAAQ
- the xdhA gene encoding xanthine dehydrogenase small subunit, with the protein product MTEPIRFYHRNAIREIKDAPVTRTVLQYLREDAHCTGTKEGCAEGDCGACTVVIGEPNAAGGVDFKAVNACIQFLPTLDGRALFTVEDLRQPDGSLHPVQQAMVDCHGSQCGFCTPGFIMSMWALYEKHGHEHGCANRTVPSRDTINNALTGNLCRCTGYRPIVEAAEQMFEAPAPQAPVDVKALAASLASLGRNDTFHYEHAGQRFAAPRTVAALAQLKEAEPAARILAGSTDIGLWVTKQMRELGNIVYVGQIAELQKLVTNDDWIEIGAGVSVEKAYAEIAKQYPELTEMWQRFASLPIRNAGTLGGNIANGSPIGDSMPGLIALGARVIVRGGDIEREMPLEDLYLAYQKKDMAEHEFVVGLKVPTRSGARANLRFRTYKLSKRFDSDISAVCAAFSFIADGNTIREPRIAFGGMAATPKRALHAEAVLRDAEWHEASAQAAMLALGNDYAPLSDMRATSDYRLESAKNTLYRFWLETRPHNPLPKNLLDVRAVEPAGASV
- the xdhB gene encoding xanthine dehydrogenase molybdopterin binding subunit, with protein sequence MNQQAEPFLKELQALDDFTQVHVSRPHESAHLHVSGRATYTDDIPEVAGTLHAALGLSSKAHAKIVSISLDKVRATPGVVAVFTADDIPGVNDVGPIIHGDDPILANGVVQYIGQPMFIVVATSHDVARLGARRAEVVYEELPAVLTAQQARAANQFVLPPMKLARGDAGTKIARAAHREAGEMLLGGQEQFYLEGQISYAVPKDDDGMHVYCSTQHPTEMQHLVAHALGVASHNVLIECRRMGGGFGGKESQSALFACCAALAAWKLLCPVKLRPDRDDDMMVTGKRHDFHYTFEVGYDEQGVIDGVAVDMTSRCGFSADLSGPVMTRALCHFDNAYWLSDVSIDGFCGKTNTQSNTAFRGFGGPQGAFAIEYILDNVARSVGMDSLDVRRRNLYGKTERNQTPYGQVVEDNVIHELIDELEATSDYRARRKAIDEFNANNEILKKGLALTPVKFGIAFNVTHFNQAGALVHIYTDGSVLVNHGGTEMGQGLNTKVAQVVAHELGVGFNRIRVTATDTSKVANTSATAASTGSDLNGKAAQDAARQLRERLAAFAAEKFGDGHVNAADVRFAHDCVVVGDAIVPFGEVIAKAYLARVQLWSDGFYATPKLYWDQSKLQGRPFYYYSYGAAVSEVVIDTLTGEMRVLRADALHDVGASLNPALDVGQVEGAFIQGMGWLTTEELWWNAGGKLMTHAPSTYKIPTVNDVPPVFNVKLFKNRNAEDSIHRSKATGEPPLLLPFSVFFAVRDAVSAVGAHKVNPPLNAPATSEEILKAVGAVRAATTAARCA